One stretch of Micromonospora echinospora DNA includes these proteins:
- a CDS encoding GPGG-motif small membrane protein, with product MELILWILAVVLVVAGILALFRRQILWGIVLIVVGLLVGPGGVSIFNT from the coding sequence ATGGAGCTGATTCTCTGGATTCTCGCAGTCGTATTGGTGGTCGCCGGAATTCTCGCCCTGTTCCGCCGGCAGATCCTCTGGGGCATCGTCCTCATCGTCGTCGGCCTGCTGGTCGGCCCGGGCGGCGTCAGCATCTTCAACACCTAA
- a CDS encoding ABC transporter substrate-binding protein — protein sequence MAFARSRQTLAVAGVLGLALGVAACGTGDDKKSEKAGSAECAAYEKYEGHDGKKVTIYSSIREIEADRLNESWKEFEDCTGIEIDHEGNAEFEAQLPVRVDGGNAPDLAFIPQPGLLKRFVDSGKLKPVGADTKAMAEQNYSPDWLKYSTVNGQLYGAPLGSNVKSFVWYSPKTFKEKGWTVPTTWDDLIKLSDQIAGSGTKPWCAGIESGDATGWPATDWIEDVLLRTGGPEVYDKWTTHQIPFNDPQVADALNRAGTILKNEKYMNGGFGGVKSISTTAFQEGGTPITTGKCAMHRQASFYANQWPEGTKVAEDGDVFAFYFPAIDPAKGKPVLGGGEFVGAFADRPEVQAVQTYLASGEYANSRAKIGDWVSANKKLDINNVPNPVDKLSVGILQDEKTVFRFDGSDLMPAAVGAGTFWKGMVAWINGKDTNSVLNDIEGSWK from the coding sequence ATGGCATTTGCCAGATCGCGCCAGACGCTCGCGGTCGCCGGCGTCCTGGGGCTGGCGCTCGGTGTCGCCGCCTGCGGCACCGGCGATGACAAGAAGAGCGAGAAGGCCGGATCGGCCGAATGCGCCGCATACGAGAAGTACGAGGGTCACGACGGCAAGAAGGTGACCATCTACTCCTCCATCCGGGAGATCGAGGCCGACCGCCTCAACGAGTCCTGGAAGGAGTTCGAGGACTGCACCGGCATCGAGATCGACCACGAGGGCAACGCCGAGTTCGAGGCGCAGCTCCCGGTCCGGGTCGACGGCGGTAACGCCCCCGACCTCGCCTTCATCCCGCAGCCGGGCCTGCTGAAGCGCTTCGTCGACTCGGGCAAGCTCAAGCCGGTCGGCGCCGACACCAAGGCGATGGCCGAGCAGAACTACTCCCCCGACTGGCTGAAGTACAGCACCGTCAACGGGCAGCTCTACGGCGCCCCGCTCGGCTCGAACGTGAAGTCCTTCGTGTGGTACTCGCCGAAGACCTTCAAGGAGAAGGGCTGGACCGTCCCCACCACGTGGGACGACCTGATCAAGCTCTCGGACCAGATCGCGGGCAGCGGCACCAAGCCGTGGTGCGCCGGCATCGAGTCCGGTGACGCCACCGGCTGGCCGGCCACCGACTGGATCGAGGACGTGCTGCTGCGCACCGGCGGCCCGGAGGTCTACGACAAGTGGACCACCCACCAGATCCCGTTCAACGACCCGCAGGTGGCTGACGCGCTCAACCGGGCCGGCACCATCCTGAAGAACGAGAAGTACATGAACGGCGGCTTCGGCGGCGTCAAGAGCATCTCCACCACCGCCTTCCAGGAGGGCGGCACGCCGATCACCACCGGCAAGTGCGCGATGCACCGCCAGGCGTCCTTCTACGCCAACCAGTGGCCCGAGGGCACCAAGGTGGCCGAGGACGGCGACGTCTTCGCGTTCTACTTCCCGGCCATCGACCCGGCCAAGGGCAAGCCGGTGCTGGGTGGCGGCGAGTTCGTCGGCGCGTTCGCCGACCGTCCCGAGGTCCAGGCGGTGCAGACCTACCTGGCCTCCGGCGAGTACGCCAACAGCCGCGCCAAGATCGGTGACTGGGTGTCCGCGAACAAGAAGCTGGACATCAACAACGTGCCGAACCCGGTGGACAAGCTCTCCGTGGGCATCCTCCAGGACGAGAAGACGGTCTTCCGTTTCGACGGCTCGGACCTGATGCCGGCCGCGGTCGGCGCGGGCACCTTCTGGAAGGGCATGGTGGCCTGGATCAACGGCAAGGACACCAACTCCGTCCTGAACGACATCGAGGGAAGCTGGAAGTGA
- a CDS encoding nucleotidyltransferase, whose amino-acid sequence MAERGDETLVHTLKKVAAVLKQSEIPFALGGSFAVYAHGGHSSDHDVDFLLREADVDRALEALVEAGFTAERPPEDWLVKVYDEDRMVDLIHRPVETPVTEETFADTIERPVDAIRMPVLSASQLMVHKLLSFSQHYCDFARALPLARSLREQIDWERVRKETQHSPYAEAFLVLLDRLDVLPGGVPGGRETL is encoded by the coding sequence ATGGCCGAGCGCGGGGACGAGACCCTGGTGCACACGCTGAAGAAGGTCGCCGCCGTGCTCAAACAGTCCGAGATCCCGTTCGCGCTGGGTGGCAGCTTCGCGGTGTACGCGCACGGCGGCCACTCCAGCGACCACGACGTGGACTTCCTGCTCCGGGAGGCGGACGTCGACCGGGCGCTGGAGGCGCTGGTCGAGGCCGGCTTCACCGCCGAGCGCCCACCGGAGGACTGGCTGGTCAAGGTCTACGACGAGGACCGGATGGTGGACCTGATCCACCGGCCGGTCGAGACACCGGTGACCGAGGAGACGTTCGCCGACACGATCGAGCGCCCGGTCGACGCCATCCGCATGCCGGTGCTCTCGGCCAGCCAGCTCATGGTGCACAAGCTGCTGAGCTTCTCGCAGCACTACTGCGACTTCGCCCGCGCCCTGCCGCTGGCCCGCTCGCTGCGGGAACAGATCGACTGGGAACGGGTACGGAAGGAGACGCAGCACTCGCCGTACGCGGAGGCGTTCCTGGTGCTGCTCGACCGGCTGGACGTGCTGCCCGGCGGCGTGCCCGGCGGAAGGGAGACCCTGTGA
- a CDS encoding TspO/MBR family protein — translation MEMSQSVTRRTAGARKWWALLGFGAATFAAAAIGGLGVQGTSAEYQSLEQPAWAPPSWLFGPVWTMLYALIAIAGWLVWRRAGFGAALWAWVVQLVLNAIWTPLFFGAGAYGLAFAEIVLMWLAIGVTVALFRRISRPATLLMLPYWAWVTFASALNFAVWRLNS, via the coding sequence ATGGAGATGTCGCAGAGTGTCACCCGGCGGACGGCCGGCGCCCGGAAGTGGTGGGCGCTGCTCGGCTTCGGCGCCGCCACCTTCGCCGCGGCCGCCATCGGCGGGCTGGGTGTCCAGGGCACCTCCGCCGAGTACCAGAGCCTGGAGCAGCCCGCCTGGGCGCCGCCGTCGTGGCTGTTCGGCCCGGTCTGGACCATGCTCTACGCGCTGATCGCGATCGCCGGCTGGCTGGTCTGGCGCCGGGCCGGTTTCGGCGCCGCGCTCTGGGCCTGGGTGGTGCAGCTCGTGCTCAACGCGATCTGGACGCCGCTGTTCTTCGGCGCCGGGGCGTACGGGCTGGCGTTCGCCGAGATCGTGCTGATGTGGCTGGCGATCGGCGTGACGGTGGCCCTGTTCCGGCGGATCTCCCGGCCGGCCACGCTGCTGATGCTGCCGTACTGGGCGTGGGTGACGTTCGCGTCCGCGCTGAACTTCGCGGTGTGGCGGCTGAACTCCTGA
- a CDS encoding M23 family metallopeptidase, whose amino-acid sequence MRKRWLALGASAVVLAATLVPAAPAMAAPAFKVPFPCNQSWSGQTRTNHSPANAIDFNRTDDAGDPVVASAPGTVDVVTNLGDTSYGKYVRINHGGGHTTYYAHLSGFNVSVGQTVGYGRVIGYVGTTGGSTGPHLHYEQRIDGSSVKIKFNGAQALYWGTKTYTSDNGCGGTNTGEGTVNTAGSPLTVRSGPGTGYSSVGTVADGAKVTIQCQTSGTSVSGTYGTSSIWDRIGSGRFISDAYVYTGYDGYIPGVPRC is encoded by the coding sequence ATGCGGAAGCGATGGCTCGCCCTCGGGGCGAGCGCGGTGGTCCTGGCGGCGACTCTCGTACCGGCCGCGCCGGCGATGGCCGCGCCGGCGTTCAAGGTCCCGTTCCCGTGCAACCAGTCCTGGTCCGGGCAGACCCGGACCAACCACAGCCCGGCGAACGCGATCGACTTCAACCGCACCGACGACGCCGGTGACCCGGTGGTCGCCAGCGCGCCCGGGACCGTCGACGTGGTCACCAACCTCGGCGACACCAGCTACGGCAAGTACGTCCGGATCAACCACGGCGGCGGCCACACCACCTACTACGCCCACCTGAGCGGCTTCAACGTGTCGGTCGGGCAGACCGTCGGCTACGGCCGGGTGATCGGGTACGTCGGCACGACCGGCGGCTCCACCGGCCCGCACCTGCACTACGAGCAGCGCATCGACGGTAGCTCCGTGAAGATCAAGTTCAACGGCGCCCAGGCCCTCTACTGGGGCACCAAGACCTACACCAGCGACAACGGCTGCGGCGGGACGAACACCGGCGAGGGCACCGTCAACACGGCCGGCTCCCCGCTGACCGTCCGCTCCGGCCCCGGCACCGGCTACAGCTCGGTCGGCACGGTCGCCGACGGGGCGAAGGTGACCATCCAGTGCCAGACCAGCGGCACCAGCGTCAGCGGCACCTACGGCACCAGCTCGATCTGGGACCGGATCGGCTCCGGCCGGTTCATCTCCGACGCCTACGTCTACACCGGCTACGACGGCTACATCCCCGGCGTACCCCGCTGCTGA
- a CDS encoding dTMP kinase: protein MASSRRARRGRARLRAVALIGIDGSGKTTQAHRLAQALTAAGHPATYHRNAGGRRWLGRIAQRVGRADAQRLVGRDGLLAVESALRWLAIALALLSCLVTGRTAVMDRWSFCQYASIRAHGGQRWERLARAGYRVFPAPEVTFLLTVDPAEAYRRIERRGTDHESMEWLTDADTAYRRLPEYGGFVVVDGNGPPEEVARRIRAHLSEWLPDDPSAGPGPAPGGPPCPAGGAGRDGPVPVQARP from the coding sequence GTGGCCAGCTCACGGCGAGCGCGGCGCGGCAGGGCCCGACTGCGCGCTGTAGCCCTGATCGGCATCGACGGCTCGGGCAAGACCACCCAGGCGCACCGGCTAGCCCAGGCCCTGACCGCCGCCGGCCACCCCGCGACCTATCACCGCAACGCCGGTGGCCGCCGCTGGCTGGGCCGCATCGCCCAACGGGTCGGCCGTGCGGACGCGCAGCGGCTCGTCGGGCGCGACGGCCTGCTCGCGGTCGAGTCGGCGCTGCGGTGGCTGGCCATCGCGCTCGCGTTGCTCAGCTGCCTGGTCACGGGCCGTACCGCGGTAATGGACCGCTGGTCGTTCTGCCAGTACGCGAGCATCCGGGCGCACGGCGGGCAGCGGTGGGAGCGGCTGGCCCGGGCCGGGTACCGGGTCTTCCCGGCGCCCGAGGTGACGTTCCTGCTCACCGTGGACCCGGCCGAGGCGTATCGCCGGATCGAGCGGCGCGGCACCGACCACGAGAGCATGGAATGGCTGACCGACGCGGACACCGCGTATCGGAGGCTGCCGGAGTACGGCGGCTTCGTGGTGGTGGACGGCAACGGCCCGCCGGAGGAGGTGGCCCGCCGGATCCGGGCGCACCTGAGCGAGTGGCTGCCCGACGATCCGTCCGCCGGTCCCGGCCCGGCTCCGGGCGGCCCGCCGTGTCCGGCCGGCGGGGCGGGCCGCGACGGCCCGGTGCCGGTTCAGGCCCGGCCGTAG
- a CDS encoding glycoside hydrolase family 13 protein, with the protein MNTHATQQAPGTGWWTEAVIYQVYPRSFADSDGDGIGDLPGITSRLDHLAELGVDAVWLSPFYPSPQADAGYDVADYRDVDPLFGTLADADKLIAEAKARGLRVIVDLVPNHTSSAHRWFEAAVAAAPGSPERQRYVFRDGKGPDGAQPPNDWVSVFGGPAWTRLPDGQWYLHLFDSGQPDLNWDNPEVRAEFLDVLRFWLDRGVDGFRVDVAHGLIKQADLADWQEPQEILSGSVVDKPRPPMWDQDGVHEIYREWRRLLDSYPGERILVAEAWVEPAERLARYVRPDEMHQAFNFEYLLAAWTAPAQYAVITRSLEATDSVGAPTTWVLSNHDVVRHASRLGLGTAGGRANGVGVDDPQPDAALGLRRARAASLLMLALPGSAYLYQGEELGLPEHTTLPDEARQDPTWARSGHTERGRDGCRVPIPWEADAPSYGFGPTDASWLPQPSTWAEYALDRQRGVAGSTYELYRTALRLRHEHALARGPLRFLSSGDEVLTFTNGDLTVLTNFGAEPAPLPAGAQVLVSSAPLDNAAVPTDVTVWFRV; encoded by the coding sequence CTGAACACCCACGCGACGCAGCAGGCCCCGGGCACCGGATGGTGGACCGAGGCGGTCATCTACCAGGTCTACCCGCGCTCGTTCGCCGACTCCGACGGCGACGGGATCGGCGACCTGCCGGGCATCACCTCCCGGCTCGACCACCTCGCCGAGCTGGGCGTCGACGCGGTCTGGCTGTCTCCGTTCTACCCGTCCCCGCAGGCCGACGCCGGGTACGACGTGGCCGACTACCGCGACGTCGACCCGCTGTTCGGCACGCTCGCCGACGCCGACAAGCTGATCGCCGAGGCGAAGGCCCGCGGGCTGCGGGTGATCGTCGACCTGGTGCCCAACCACACCTCGTCCGCGCACCGCTGGTTCGAAGCGGCGGTGGCGGCCGCGCCGGGCAGCCCGGAGCGGCAGCGCTACGTCTTCCGCGACGGCAAGGGCCCGGACGGCGCCCAGCCGCCGAACGACTGGGTGAGCGTCTTCGGGGGCCCGGCCTGGACGCGGCTGCCCGACGGGCAGTGGTACCTGCACCTGTTCGACTCCGGCCAGCCCGACCTCAACTGGGACAACCCGGAGGTGCGCGCGGAGTTCCTCGACGTGCTGCGCTTCTGGCTGGACCGCGGCGTGGACGGCTTCCGGGTGGACGTGGCGCACGGCCTGATCAAGCAGGCCGACCTGGCCGACTGGCAGGAGCCGCAGGAGATCCTCTCCGGCAGCGTGGTGGACAAGCCCCGCCCGCCGATGTGGGACCAGGACGGCGTGCACGAGATCTACCGGGAGTGGCGGCGCCTGCTCGACTCGTACCCCGGTGAGCGGATCCTCGTCGCCGAGGCGTGGGTGGAGCCGGCCGAGCGGCTGGCCCGGTACGTGCGCCCGGACGAGATGCACCAGGCGTTCAACTTCGAGTACCTGCTCGCCGCGTGGACCGCGCCGGCCCAGTACGCGGTGATCACCCGATCGCTGGAGGCCACCGACTCGGTCGGCGCGCCCACCACCTGGGTGCTGTCCAACCACGACGTGGTCCGGCACGCCTCCCGGCTCGGGCTCGGCACCGCCGGTGGCCGGGCCAACGGCGTCGGCGTGGACGACCCGCAGCCGGACGCCGCGCTGGGTCTGCGCCGGGCCCGGGCGGCCAGCCTGCTGATGCTCGCGCTGCCCGGCTCCGCCTACCTCTACCAGGGTGAGGAACTGGGGCTGCCGGAGCACACCACGCTGCCGGACGAGGCCCGGCAGGACCCGACCTGGGCGCGCAGCGGGCACACCGAGCGCGGCCGGGACGGCTGCCGGGTGCCGATCCCGTGGGAGGCCGACGCCCCGTCGTACGGCTTCGGGCCGACCGACGCGAGCTGGCTGCCCCAGCCGTCGACGTGGGCCGAGTACGCGCTGGACCGGCAGCGGGGCGTGGCCGGCTCGACGTACGAGCTGTACCGGACCGCGCTGCGGCTGCGCCACGAGCACGCGCTGGCCCGGGGCCCGCTGCGGTTCCTGTCCTCCGGCGACGAGGTGCTCACGTTCACCAACGGCGACCTCACCGTGCTGACCAACTTCGGGGCCGAGCCGGCGCCGCTGCCGGCCGGCGCGCAGGTGCTGGTGTCGAGCGCGCCGCTGGACAACGCCGCGGTCCCGACGGATGTCACCGTCTGGTTCCGGGTGTAA
- a CDS encoding carbohydrate ABC transporter permease has product MTTTTPTVGVGAQATEPTTRGARVRKRLNSRSATLVSIVIAMLWTIPTFGLFISSLRPENEIKTTGWWTFFTDPQITLENYQEVLFSSGSSGQLASYFINSLAITIPSVLFPLAFASLAAYALAWMNFKGRDWVYIGIFALQIVPLQMALVPLLRFFSTGVTVAGVQIMPAWDLVDEQKFAQVWFAHTCFALPFAVFLLHNFISQLPGDLMEAARVDGATHPKIFRTIVLPLIMPALAAFGIFQFLWVWNDLLVALIFAGGGDETAPLTVRLAELAGTRGNEWQRLTAGAFVSIVVPLIVFLSLQRFFVRGLLAGSVKG; this is encoded by the coding sequence ATGACCACCACCACGCCCACCGTCGGAGTCGGCGCCCAGGCCACCGAGCCGACCACCCGGGGCGCCCGGGTGCGCAAGCGCCTGAACAGCCGTTCCGCCACGCTCGTGTCGATCGTGATCGCGATGCTCTGGACGATCCCGACCTTCGGCCTGTTCATCTCCTCGCTCCGGCCGGAGAACGAGATCAAGACCACCGGGTGGTGGACGTTCTTCACCGACCCGCAGATCACGCTGGAGAACTACCAGGAGGTGCTGTTCAGCTCCGGCTCGTCCGGGCAGCTGGCCAGCTACTTCATCAACTCGCTGGCGATCACCATCCCCTCGGTGCTCTTCCCGCTCGCGTTCGCGTCGCTCGCCGCGTACGCGCTGGCGTGGATGAACTTCAAGGGGCGGGACTGGGTCTACATCGGGATCTTCGCGCTGCAGATCGTGCCGCTGCAGATGGCCCTGGTGCCGCTGCTGCGGTTCTTCTCCACCGGCGTCACCGTCGCCGGCGTGCAGATCATGCCCGCGTGGGACCTGGTCGACGAGCAGAAGTTCGCCCAGGTGTGGTTCGCGCACACCTGCTTCGCGCTTCCGTTCGCCGTATTCCTGCTGCACAACTTCATCTCGCAGCTCCCCGGCGACCTGATGGAGGCGGCCCGGGTCGACGGGGCCACCCACCCGAAGATCTTCCGCACCATCGTGCTGCCGCTGATCATGCCCGCGCTGGCGGCGTTCGGCATCTTCCAGTTCCTCTGGGTCTGGAACGACCTGCTGGTCGCGCTGATCTTCGCCGGTGGCGGCGACGAGACCGCCCCGCTGACGGTCCGGCTCGCGGAGCTGGCCGGCACCCGGGGCAACGAGTGGCAGCGGCTGACGGCCGGCGCGTTCGTGTCGATCGTCGTACCGCTGATCGTGTTCCTGTCCCTCCAGCGCTTCTTCGTGCGAGGTCTGCTCGCCGGCAGCGTCAAGGGTTGA
- a CDS encoding carbohydrate ABC transporter permease, which produces MEFDFAAEQPKFLMLMYGLIAFVAVVGGLLLLLDVVPSYFARRREAQLVAASVSGTPLPRRPKQREGAFAFFFLLPTLLLLAVGLVVPAIRTTLLSFMDSSSSNWVGLDNYRWMFAEDSIVRVLINTLIWVLLVPLVATAFGLIYAVLVDKARFEAVAKSLIFLPMAISFVGASIIWRFVYAYRGEGDQIGLLNQIVVSLGGEPKQWLLDSPLNTFLLIVIMVWIQAGFAMVVLSAAIKAIPADIVEAARLDGTTAWQMFWRITIPSIRPALIVVVVTISIATLKVFDIVRTATNGNYDTNVIATEMYNQAFRYQENGQGSALAVFLFVLVIPIVIYQIRNLRKQREG; this is translated from the coding sequence ATGGAGTTCGACTTCGCGGCGGAGCAGCCGAAGTTCCTCATGCTGATGTACGGGCTGATCGCCTTCGTCGCGGTGGTGGGCGGGCTGCTCCTGCTCCTCGACGTGGTGCCGTCGTACTTCGCCCGGCGCCGGGAGGCGCAACTGGTCGCCGCCTCGGTGAGCGGCACGCCGCTGCCCCGCCGGCCCAAGCAGCGCGAGGGCGCGTTCGCGTTCTTCTTCCTGCTGCCGACGCTGCTGCTGCTCGCCGTCGGACTGGTGGTGCCGGCCATCCGCACCACGCTGCTCTCCTTCATGGACTCCAGCAGCAGCAACTGGGTGGGACTGGACAACTACCGCTGGATGTTCGCCGAGGACTCGATCGTCCGGGTCCTGATCAACACGCTGATCTGGGTGCTGCTGGTGCCGCTGGTCGCCACCGCGTTCGGCCTGATCTACGCGGTCCTGGTGGACAAGGCCCGGTTCGAGGCCGTGGCCAAGTCCCTGATCTTCCTGCCGATGGCGATCTCGTTCGTCGGCGCCTCCATCATCTGGCGCTTCGTCTACGCCTACCGGGGCGAGGGCGACCAGATCGGCCTGCTCAACCAGATCGTGGTGAGCCTCGGCGGAGAACCGAAGCAGTGGCTGCTGGACTCGCCGCTGAACACGTTCCTGCTCATCGTGATCATGGTGTGGATCCAGGCCGGCTTCGCGATGGTGGTGCTCTCCGCCGCGATCAAGGCCATCCCGGCCGACATCGTCGAGGCGGCCCGGCTCGACGGCACCACCGCGTGGCAGATGTTCTGGCGGATCACCATTCCGAGCATCCGCCCGGCGCTGATCGTCGTGGTGGTGACGATCTCCATCGCCACGCTCAAGGTCTTCGACATCGTCCGGACCGCCACCAACGGCAACTACGACACGAACGTGATCGCGACCGAGATGTACAACCAGGCGTTCCGCTACCAGGAGAACGGGCAGGGCTCGGCGCTGGCGGTCTTCCTGTTCGTCCTGGTGATCCCGATCGTGATCTACCAGATCCGCAACCTGCGCAAGCAGCGGGAGGGCTGA
- a CDS encoding SDR family NAD(P)-dependent oxidoreductase encodes MTERTVLVTGGTGGLGGAVTTAFLDAGWRVVVPQREPGTDGGGPVRVEADLLTPEGAARAVEVATAEPVAPLRALVNLVGGYAAGGLVHETPVEEFERMLRINLRPTYLVTRAALPHLAATGDGAVVCVSARAAVSPFPGASGYVTAKAAVRAFADAVAVEYRQRGVRCNTVLPSVIDTPANRAAQPDADHRRWVPPAEIAGVIRFLASTESAPTSGAGIPVYGRA; translated from the coding sequence ATGACGGAGCGCACGGTGCTGGTGACCGGAGGTACTGGCGGACTGGGTGGCGCGGTCACCACCGCCTTCCTGGACGCCGGCTGGCGGGTGGTCGTACCCCAGCGGGAGCCCGGGACGGACGGCGGCGGCCCGGTCCGCGTCGAGGCGGACCTGCTGACGCCCGAGGGGGCCGCACGGGCGGTCGAGGTCGCCACCGCCGAACCCGTCGCGCCGCTGCGCGCGCTGGTCAACCTGGTCGGCGGGTACGCCGCCGGGGGCCTGGTGCACGAGACCCCGGTCGAGGAGTTCGAGCGGATGCTGCGGATCAACCTGCGCCCGACCTACCTGGTGACCCGGGCGGCGCTGCCGCACCTGGCCGCCACCGGCGACGGCGCCGTGGTGTGCGTCTCCGCGCGGGCGGCGGTGTCGCCGTTCCCGGGCGCCTCGGGCTACGTCACCGCCAAGGCCGCGGTGCGGGCGTTCGCCGACGCGGTCGCGGTCGAGTACCGGCAGCGCGGCGTGCGGTGCAACACGGTGCTGCCGAGCGTCATCGACACCCCGGCCAACCGGGCCGCCCAGCCCGACGCCGACCACCGGCGCTGGGTGCCCCCGGCGGAGATCGCCGGCGTGATCCGGTTCCTGGCCTCCACCGAGTCGGCGCCCACGAGCGGCGCCGGCATCCCGGTCTACGGCCGGGCCTGA
- a CDS encoding LacI family DNA-binding transcriptional regulator, protein MTRIDDVARLAGVSTATVSRALRGLPTVSAATRRRVLAAAEQLQYAVSPSASRLAGGRTGTVAVVVPRITRWFFGTVVEAVEEFLQDSGYDLLLYNLGGREQTRQRVLHTASLHKRVDAIILVATPLRAADVHALTKLELPGVTISSGTKVPGWPCVRIDDVAAARTATRHLLDLGHTRIAHISGDPDDELAFTTHLDRRRGYQEALRAAGIGPDPSLDVESRFTIDGGTQATAELLARGEPPTAIVAACDEMAMGAITALRDAGLRVPQDVSVIGIDDHDLAGVLGLSTIAQPAAEQGLLAARILLDPLGVRAAAPHPGAVPAPRGADTDDRTPTPVILPTRLVVRESTAPPRAH, encoded by the coding sequence ATGACCAGAATTGACGATGTCGCCCGGCTGGCCGGGGTCTCCACGGCCACCGTCTCCCGGGCGCTGCGGGGCCTGCCGACGGTCTCGGCCGCGACCCGCCGCCGGGTGCTCGCCGCCGCCGAACAGCTCCAGTACGCGGTGTCGCCGAGCGCCAGCCGGCTGGCCGGCGGCCGGACCGGCACGGTCGCGGTGGTCGTTCCCCGGATCACCAGGTGGTTCTTCGGCACTGTGGTCGAGGCGGTCGAGGAGTTCCTCCAGGACAGCGGCTACGACCTGCTGCTCTACAACCTCGGCGGCCGGGAGCAGACCCGCCAGCGGGTGCTGCACACGGCGAGCCTGCACAAGCGCGTGGACGCGATCATCCTGGTCGCCACCCCGCTGCGGGCGGCCGACGTGCACGCGCTGACGAAGCTGGAGCTGCCCGGCGTGACGATCAGCTCCGGCACCAAGGTCCCCGGCTGGCCCTGCGTCCGGATCGACGACGTGGCCGCCGCCCGGACCGCCACCCGCCACCTGCTCGACCTCGGCCACACCCGGATCGCGCACATCTCCGGCGACCCGGACGACGAACTGGCCTTCACCACGCACCTGGACCGGCGGCGCGGCTACCAGGAGGCGTTACGGGCCGCCGGCATCGGCCCCGACCCGAGCCTCGACGTCGAGTCCCGGTTCACCATCGACGGCGGCACCCAGGCCACGGCCGAGCTGCTGGCCCGGGGCGAGCCGCCGACCGCCATCGTCGCCGCGTGCGACGAGATGGCGATGGGCGCGATCACCGCGCTGCGCGACGCCGGGCTGCGGGTGCCGCAGGACGTGAGTGTGATCGGCATCGACGACCACGACCTCGCGGGTGTGCTCGGCCTGAGCACCATCGCCCAGCCCGCCGCCGAACAGGGGCTGCTGGCCGCCCGCATCCTGCTCGACCCGCTGGGCGTACGGGCCGCCGCGCCGCACCCCGGCGCGGTGCCCGCGCCGCGCGGCGCCGACACCGACGACCGGACGCCGACCCCGGTGATCCTCCCCACTCGCCTGGTGGTGCGCGAATCGACAGCGCCGCCCCGGGCACACTGA